A genomic segment from Dietzia psychralcaliphila encodes:
- the fdhD gene encoding formate dehydrogenase accessory sulfurtransferase FdhD has product MGRRTSRHPARRIIAGSDARREVATLAVEEPLEIRLGGRPYLVTMRTPGDDMDLAAGYLVSEGAIWHRDHLPEICYCTTASGRTEQDYNTLTVTLSPDVPEPRSARATTMSSACGVCGVDSIAEVRKATHFPAEPAAPLVEATVLLSLPDRLREGQVVFGRTGGVHAAALFSPAGDMLCLREDVGRHNAVDKVVGWALREGRLPLRETILQVSGRASFELVQKTSMAGIPVISAVSAPSSLAVDLADETGVTLVGFSRGDRATVYTHPERVDG; this is encoded by the coding sequence TACCCTGGCGGTGGAGGAACCGCTGGAGATCCGCCTCGGCGGACGTCCGTACCTCGTCACGATGCGCACCCCGGGCGACGACATGGACCTGGCCGCCGGCTACCTGGTGTCGGAGGGCGCGATCTGGCACCGTGACCATCTACCCGAGATCTGCTACTGCACCACCGCGAGCGGCCGCACCGAGCAGGACTACAACACCCTCACCGTGACCCTCTCGCCCGACGTCCCGGAACCGCGGTCCGCGCGCGCCACCACCATGAGCAGCGCCTGCGGGGTGTGCGGCGTCGACTCGATCGCGGAGGTCCGCAAGGCCACCCACTTCCCCGCCGAGCCGGCCGCACCCCTGGTCGAGGCGACGGTCCTGCTCTCGCTGCCCGACCGGCTCCGCGAAGGTCAGGTCGTCTTTGGCAGGACCGGCGGCGTCCACGCGGCGGCCCTGTTCTCCCCCGCCGGCGACATGCTGTGCCTGCGCGAGGACGTGGGCAGGCACAACGCGGTCGACAAGGTGGTGGGCTGGGCGCTGCGCGAGGGCCGACTCCCGTTGCGGGAGACGATCCTGCAGGTCTCCGGCCGGGCCTCGTTCGAACTCGTGCAGAAGACGTCGATGGCGGGGATCCCGGTGATCTCCGCGGTCAGCGCACCCTCGTCGCTGGCCGTGGACCTGGCTGACGAGACCGGGGTGACGCTGGTCGGGTTCAGTAGGGGTGACCGCGCGACGGTCTACACCCACCCGGAGCGCGTCGACGGCTGA